From the Manihot esculenta cultivar AM560-2 chromosome 14, M.esculenta_v8, whole genome shotgun sequence genome, the window acaaaagtgggttttGGAGCTCCGGAACAACTTTGCCAACTaatgacatatttgatattccCCAACCCTAAAATGGTCATGCAAGTTTGAACGCGAAAATAACTCGTGCAAGTGCCCAAAATGACGATAAATGTTTActtttacaaaagtgggttccGGAGCTCCATAACAACTTTGCCAACTAATGACATATTTTATATTCTCCAATCCCAAAATGGTCACACGCAAGTTTTTACGTGAAAATAATTTGTGCAAGTGTCCGAAATGATgataaatgtttacctttacaaaagtgggttttGGAGCTTCGGAATAATTTTGCCAACTTatgacatatttgatatttcccaACCACAAAATGGTCACTCGCAAATTTTTACGCCTAAATAATTTGTGCAAGTGCCTGAAATAAGgataaatgtttacctttacaaaaatGGGCTCCGGAGCTTTTGAACAACTCTGCCAACTAATGACATATTTGATCTTCCCCAACCCCAAAATAGTCACGCGCAAGTTTTTACGAGCAAATAATGTGCAAGTGTCCGAAATGACGATAAATGTTTACCTTACAAAAGTGGGTTTTGAAGCTTCAAAAGAACTTTGCCAACTAATATCATATTTCATATTCCCTAACCCCAAAATGGTCACTTGCAAGTTTTTATACGCAAAGAATTTGTGCAAATGCGCGAAATGATGATAAATCTTTACCTTTACAATAGTGGGTTCCAGAGCTCCAGAACAACTTTGCCAATTAATTTCATATTTGATATTCCCCGACCCCAAAATGGTCACTCACAAGTTTTTACGcacaaataatattttcatttgcCCAAAATGATGATAAATGTTTACTTTTACAAAAGTGGATTCTAGAGCTTCGAAATAACTTTGCCAACTAATGACATATTTGATGTTCTTTAACCCTAAAATGGTCACTCATAAGTTTTTACGCTCAAAGAATTTGTGCGAGTGCTCAAAATGACTGTAAATGTTtatctttacaaaagtgggtttcGGAGCTCTGAAATAACTTTGCCAACTAATGACATATTTGATGTTCCTCAACCCCAAAATGGTCGCTCGCAAGTTTTTACGTGCAAATATTTTGTGCAAGTGCTCAAAATGACGATAAATGTTTAtgtttacaaaagtgggttctGAAACTCCGAAACAATTTTACTAACTaatgacatatttgatattccCCAACCCCAAAATGGTCACTCGCAAGTTTTTACGCGTAAATAATATTTGAAAGTGTCCCAAATGACgataaatgtttacctttacaaaagtggaTTTCAAAGCTCTGGAATAACTTTGCCAACTAATTACATATTTGATGTTCCTCAACCCCAAAATATCACATGCAAGTTTTTACGTGTAAATAATTTGTGCAAGTGCCCGAAATGACGATAAATatttacctttacaaaagtggaCTACAGAGCTCCGGAACAACTTTGCCAACTAATTATATATTTGATATTCCCTAACCCTAAAATGGTCACTAGCAAGTTTTTGCGCAAAAACAATTTCTGCGAGTGCTCGGAATGACaataaatgtttacctttacaaaagtgAGTTTTGGAGCTCCGAAACAATTTTACCAACTAATgctatatttgatatttttcaacTTTAAAATGATCAATCGTAAATTTTTACGCGCAAATAATTTGTGCAAGTGcccaaaatgaaaataattaccTTTGCAAAAGTCAGTTCCGGAGCTCCGGAATAAGTTTGCCAACTaatgacatatttgatattcttCAATCCCAAAATAATCATTCGAAAGTTTTTATACACAAATAATTTGTGTAAGTACCCAAAATGACaataaatgtttacctttacaaaagtgggtttcAGAGCTCCAAAACATCTTTGTTAACTAATAACATATTTGATATTCCCTAACCCCAAGATGGTCAGTCACAAGTATTTATTCAGCCCAATTTGATTAGATGAAACTCCATTGGCTTTCCATGCATCTTGAGCTTCCATTCCTTTTATCATTCTGCCAATGTAAATTAGAAGTAATTCTGTGAACTTTTTAGCTCTCAatcttgtaattggtccttgaggtaATGCTACCTCTTCCTTTGCTCCTCTTCTCTTACCTTCTATGCTTCTGCTCAGATCAATATATCCTTAGTTGAAAAACTTGTTCTGGAGCTCCGGGAtccacttttgtaaaggtaaatATTTATCGTCATTTTATACACTTACACAAATAATTTGCATGTAAAAACTTGCTAGTGACCATTATGGGGTTGAAAAATATAACATATGTCCTTAGTTGGTAACGAGTTGATACTAGGTTCCACATTAGTTTGAGTGCTTgttgatttaattttagttgttaAATTAGTTATGTTTCGTTCTTGGTCAATTCGATAAAAAAACAGAAtattaaaagaagaagaagaaagagaatcgaaaaaaaaaaggagaaagaaaatcgaaaagagaaagaaatgaACAAGAAGAAGAACAAAGAGTACTCTTGATGTATCTTGGAGAAATCATTCTCCTTgttgaatttattttcttatcctAGTTGAATTGGGACTCGAGGTTTCTTGTGCCTAAAAAAATTGTTTCCTTTGTCTAATTTTCAGATTCCTATTGGTTTAGGGGATGTTTGTATTGACTTTCTCTTGTTTTAATCAATTTGATGCCATATTTGATCACCCACATACTTGTACATGTTTAGAGTTTCAAATAAATTTCTTTGGCACAAAATCATTAATTTGACtccaaaaattaattatacatgAGAATTCTGATTTAGTTTAAGTATTATTACTTTCTTGCTTTATTGGGTAGAAATATTTTAgattccatatttaatttgctttgtaataattcaaattcttatattttggcCTAAATTGTCCATTTCTCAATTCTtgtttctgattttttttttttagtcttGCCATCTTTATTTCCTGTTATGGTGTTATTTGATTGTAATTACACTCTAAATTGATATAATCAAGTAGTACATAGTCTTGTCTTTGTGCTACTATCCATTTTTTGTTTAGTGCCTTCTTTCTAGTgtgtttgagtttatttttctttgttaaggttttaatggttcaaaagttatttgaatTAGTTTGGGACAGACTATTACAATTGGTACCAGAGCTActatgaattaaaaatattgtgCGAAGTTAGTGGGCTCCGAGGAAAAGGCTACACATGGAATGAGTGGAGCCGCCCGAGGCATTAAttcaaattcttatattttggcCTAAATTATCTATTTTTCAATTCTTGtttgctgatttttttttttttagtattgCAATCTTTATTTCCTGTTATGGTGTTATTTGGTTTTAATTACACTCTAAATTGATATAATCAAGTAGTACATAGTCTTGTCTTTATGCTACCATCCATTTTTTGTTTAGTGTCTTCTTTATAATctgtttgagtttatttttctttgttaaggttttaatggtccaaaaattatttgaattagttTAGACCAGActattacaattggtatcagagtcacTATGAGTTAAAAATATTGTGTGGAGCTAGTGGGCTGCGAGAAAAGGGCTACCCATGGAATGAGTGGAGCCGCCCGAGGTATTAGCGAGTCACAATACTCGAAGATTCAGTCCTAACTCAGCCATTGTACTGATGCTATACAGTATggttgcgacgaggacgtcaAAAAATCGAGTGGGGAAGATTGCAATAACTTGGATTAGCCATTTTAGACCAAGTGAAAAATaggtttaaaaatttatttgggtCCGTTTAAGCTGAACTATTACACTTAAAGCCATCCTCCATATCAGAAGTTGAAGTCGAAGCACTAGGCAGGCCTGTCCAAGCACACCCCCTCACCAAACCAGCACCAAGACTTGAAAAACAAACTAACAAAATagcataaaaaaaaacaaacaaacaaacaaatcaagaaaacaaaaagaaaagataacTGACAGCACATCCATCCAAGGCCAGGGAAAACCAGAAGGAACGGCGGCACCAAATTAAAACTCCTTACCCGAATGCAAGAGAAAACAAAACTCCTCGAAGCCCAAGCAAACGAAGATCAATCGAAAAACCAAAGAGCAAAATCCTAGAAAACCTTGtgactttttctttcctttcctttttctcCGCCTTCTCTCTACATTATCTCTGTCTATGTGATAGAAGTAGAACTTGGATCCTCCAAATATTCATCTACGGATAACAAATCACTATATAATAGAAGCATACATAAGAAAATAGCATACCTAATATCACATTTTCACCTTTTTTTTCCCTGAAACCTCTATAGAAATGTAATAATCTGTAAATATAACCTTTAcaaatttttctctcttttgttGATGTTTATCTATCTGTCTCAATATTTGCTAAAAGAAATCATCAACTTTTTGTAATATTCGGAGTttaacatttatatatatatatatagtcattattatattatttatttaaagtaaTCGGGATAAAGTTAATCTCCCATTTGTATAAAGCCAAGGAAAGTTtgtcaagaaagaaaatgaaactgttttgtttgaaataaattatgtgaaaaataataattcttaTACAATATATCACACTAgttttataagattttttttatttattttgaaatgaattttttttaagtgaaaaatgacttttttttaaCGTTTCATGTTTCAAATATGAAGATAAAAAATAGTTATATTAAATTCTTGCAATTTTCTATTTTATGGGTTATGTGAATAGTGATTGCAAAATTTTTGAACTACACCATGTTAACTACAACTTCAAAGGACCTTAGGGCTTGATAAGCTTAATACCATGCAAAGAAAAGAAACTAGATACAGAAAATGAGTTGTGATCCATTTGCGCTATATATAGAGCTGTATAAATTTATACATTCAATTATAATCattcaaaaatatttctttGATTCATTCATTGTATTTAATTTGTTCATCCCATTTCCATTTAGCAAAAATTTCCATATATTCTTGCAAAAATAATCTTCTCTAATGATCTTCATCTCTTGTTTATAGCTAATCAACTATTTATCTCCTATTCAATGGTGATCTCTGACAAGCCTCCACCAAATCCATTTGAAAATCTTCCATGTTTACCACAACATTCCTTCATATAGCTCTTGCAACAACTCCCACTTTCTCTCTTTTCCAAGTTCATACAAGCATGGTGAATATCCATGGTAGAGCAATGAAGGTTGTTGTGGCTACTGCAACAATTCTTGACAGCATGTTCCAAATGGAGAGGCCTGTGATTGAAACCTGATTCCCAGGTGCTTTTTGAAGAATCATCACAGTGGTCTATGTCAGAAGAATGATTTGAATGGTTAGAGATACAATGATGATTCATTTGATCACTATGATTATGGCCACAGTGCTTCACttcatttttctctttattaGGCGAATTTTGGCACGTCTTCCCGCATGACGTGCTCTTGTCTAGATCATCTGATTCGAATCCTGAAGCACAGGTTTGTAATTCTTGATGTTCGCAAACTTTTGCCACCTTTTGCTTAGAGCTGCAGCAAGGTTTGTGATGATGAGAAGAACTTTTGTTCTTGCATTTCTTAGTATTTTCTTCAGCTGATGATTTGGagcaagcatgtttatgtggaTTGTTTGCTTCTAGGTCGACTGTATTACAGCTTCCATGACTACAATGCTTCACTTCATTCTGCTCCTTGTTTGCTGGATTCGTGCACTTCTTCCCACATGATCTGTTCTTGTTCACATCATCTGATTCAcatcttgatgtgcaggtttgCAATTCTTGAGGTTCGCAACTTTTTGTGACCTTCTTGTTAGAGCAGCAAGGCTTGTGATGATGAGAAGAATATGTACTGTCACATTTCTTAGTATGTTCTGCAGCTGATGATGATTTGCAGCATTTTCTGCCTTTTTCATGGGTTCCTCGCAAAAGTAACATGCTGTTGAAGATTACTAACAGACAGGTGCCTACATCAGCAAGGACAGCAGCCCAAACAAGAGGGTGACCAGCAAATCCCAAGGCTAAGATAGCAGACTTGGTAGATATTGATAGAATGATATTTTCAATCACTTTCCGATGAGCTTTTCTCGCGAGCTGGATCGTTTTGGGTACTTTTCTAATGTCGTTTGACATGAGAATTACATGTCCTGTCTCTGTTGCAAGTGCTGAACCTGAAATTCCCATTGAGATACCAATATCAGCCATAGCCAATGCAGGTGCATCATTTATTCCATCTCCTATCATTGCTGTTGAACCTTCCTTCTTAAACGTCTCGATAATCCTCGCCTTGTCTTCTGGTAGGAGTTCTGCATGGACTACCTCAAGAGCATTTCCTAGCTGCACATACCATCATTGAAATCTTATGCAAGGAGATCAATAAAGATAGATTTTCTTAGATCTAGGCCCTGCTCGGCAATACCAACTATTCTAGTAACTGTTAGCTGTTCAAGTAGCTGTATTTTGATTAAGGTCAAGACACTATATGCTATTGCCGAGCGGAGCAGGGCTTTAAATGAATGTAGAAAGCTTGAATTAGCAAAAATTCTTTGTTGTAATCAACTGCAGATCATATAAGGCCAAAGGTTAGAGTGCTAGAGTGATCAATCAACAATAGAAAGGAAAGCAAATGAAGCTTAGGTTCACCTGTTCTTGAGCATGCATTGCTGCTGCTTGACTATCTCCTGTTAACATAGCAGTTCTAATGCCAAATGACTTCAGCTCGGAGATCGCCTCTGCGACACCAGTCCTACAGGCATCTGAGAGGCTGAAAATTCCAATTGGGTTTCCTCCAGAGAACACATATCCAATGGTCTTCCCTCCCTTCATATCCCCCTCTTCTGGCATTGGAACTATGAATTCAAAATAGCATACGCTTGAGAACACTATGGATGAACAATTTTTAACTAGCTTTCTAGCAAAAGAACAgaactatatatttttttaactactTTTACCTGTTCCACATCCAGCTCTTAGAGCAATCTTTCTGTTCCCAATGTAAATTTCTTTCCCATCAATTTTTCCGTGAATGCCTTCTCCTGGAAAATTCTGAAAATCCACCACATTCTCAGGGTTTGGCTCTACAGAATGACTCCTTCCATAGTCAACAAGAGCAGCTGCCATGGGATGACTTGACTTGCTCTCAATGCATGAAACCCTACAAAATTTTGAAAGACGTAAATAAAATTACTTCCCATATTcttggagaaaagaaagaaaaaacagTAACTGTCCTTACCAATATACCAATGCATCAAGGCTCACGTCTTCACAGAGAGGTTGGAAATCTACTACTACGAATTCACCTCTTGTGATAGTTCCAGTCTTGTCAAAAGCCATTACCTTGATCTTGGCCAGTGTTTCGAGATAGTCTCCACCTTTGATCAAAACACCAGATGTTGCGGCCTTTGTAAGTGTGCAGAAAGTTGCAACAGGTGTAGAGAGTATAAGAGCACATGGGCATGCACTCACTAACACCACCAATGCTAAGTGAAACCAGTGATTACGGTTGTGAACTCTTAGGGTCAAAGGAACTACTACCAAGCTCACTGATATGATTATAACCACTGCAAAATTATACAggaaaaaagtctaaaattaaATGAGAGAATATAAAGAGACTTGATAATGatgtatcaaaataataaaagggtaatttataatataatttctaaagATTAACAAAATTCACATTTCAATGAGAAACAATTTATAGTCTCTAAGATTTTATTCtgttaataaaatagtcttattaaaatttaatattataatatgacaatttaagtttttgaattttaatttttataacagtttaattcttttagttttaatatttataataatttagtctctttaatttaaattatagttgattaacagtaaatttaataaaataactattttgttaacaaaataaaaaactcaGGACTAAATTATTTAGTGTGTgaaagcaaaaattaaattgaaagatTTTGCTAAATGTAAGGGACTATATTGTAAATTGCCCCAAAACAAGGGTGACAGAATCTAAATGACTAACCAGGAGTATAATACTGAGCAATTTTGTCTATCAGTCTTTGAGTTCTAGACTTGTTGTTTTGAGCTTCTTCAACCAGCTTCACCATTTTAGCAACCACACAGTCTTCCGCTAAAGCAGTAGTTTTAACACTAATGTAACCTGAAATTTAGAAATGTTATCAAGTTGAAGAAGCTTAATATTATCCAAAAGAAGTGAGTAGAAAGTGTACGTTATTACCATTAAGGTTGATAGTGCTAGCCCAGACAGTAGAATCCTTTTGTTTAGCAACTGGAAATGATTCTCCAGTTAAGGTTTTCTCATCCACTTCACAATTGCCATCTACAACAATTCCATCAATGGGTATAATCTCGCCAGCTTTAACGGCGAGAATTGTGTTTAACTTTACCTCATCAGCATCAACTTCTTCTCCAGTTTCAGCTATAATTGCTTTCTGTGGAGCTATGTTCATCAATGATGACATCACTGCATTAGCCTGAAACCACATtgta encodes:
- the LOC110607305 gene encoding cadmium/zinc-transporting ATPase HMA2 isoform X2, which produces MAAQEKGLAGNISKKKFQKSYFDVLGICCSSEVPLIENILKSLDGVKEFSVIVPTRTVVVVHDNLIISQIQIVKALNQARLEANVRVNGDTSYQKKWPSPFAVAGGVLLLLSLLKFVYHPLHWLALGSVAIGIPPIILKAIASIRNFRLDTNILVLIAVVGTIALKDYLEAGTIVFLFTIAEWLESRASHKANAVMSSLMNIAPQKAIIAETGEEVDADEVKLNTILAVKAGEIIPIDGIVVDGNCEVDEKTLTGESFPVAKQKDSTVWASTINLNGYISVKTTALAEDCVVAKMVKLVEEAQNNKSRTQRLIDKIAQYYTPVVIIISVSLVVVPLTLRVHNRNHWFHLALVVLVSACPCALILSTPVATFCTLTKAATSGVLIKGGDYLETLAKIKVMAFDKTGTITRGEFVVVDFQPLCEDVSLDALVYWVSCIESKSSHPMAAALVDYGRSHSVEPNPENVVDFQNFPGEGIHGKIDGKEIYIGNRKIALRAGCGTVPMPEEGDMKGGKTIGYVFSGGNPIGIFSLSDACRTGVAEAISELKSFGIRTAMLTGDSQAAAMHAQEQLITTKNFC
- the LOC110607305 gene encoding putative inactive cadmium/zinc-transporting ATPase HMA3 isoform X1, translated to MAAQEKGLAGNISKKKFQKSYFDVLGICCSSEVPLIENILKSLDGVKEFSVIVPTRTVVVVHDNLIISQIQIVKALNQARLEANVRVNGDTSYQKKWPSPFAVAGGVLLLLSLLKFVYHPLHWLALGSVAIGIPPIILKAIASIRNFRLDTNILVLIAVVGTIALKDYLEAGTIVFLFTIAEWLESRASHKANAVMSSLMNIAPQKAIIAETGEEVDADEVKLNTILAVKAGEIIPIDGIVVDGNCEVDEKTLTGESFPVAKQKDSTVWASTINLNGYISVKTTALAEDCVVAKMVKLVEEAQNNKSRTQRLIDKIAQYYTPVVIIISVSLVVVPLTLRVHNRNHWFHLALVVLVSACPCALILSTPVATFCTLTKAATSGVLIKGGDYLETLAKIKVMAFDKTGTITRGEFVVVDFQPLCEDVSLDALVYWVSCIESKSSHPMAAALVDYGRSHSVEPNPENVVDFQNFPGEGIHGKIDGKEIYIGNRKIALRAGCGTVPMPEEGDMKGGKTIGYVFSGGNPIGIFSLSDACRTGVAEAISELKSFGIRTAMLTGDSQAAAMHAQEQLGNALEVVHAELLPEDKARIIETFKKEGSTAMIGDGINDAPALAMADIGISMGISGSALATETGHVILMSNDIRKVPKTIQLARKAHRKVIENIILSISTKSAILALGFAGHPLVWAAVLADVGTCLLVIFNSMLLLRGTHEKGRKCCKSSSAAEHTKKCDSTYSSHHHKPCCSNKKVTKSCEPQELQTCTSRCESDDVNKNRSCGKKCTNPANKEQNEVKHCSHGSCNTVDLEANNPHKHACSKSSAEENTKKCKNKSSSHHHKPCCSSKQKVAKVCEHQELQTCASGFESDDLDKSTSCGKTCQNSPNKEKNEVKHCGHNHSDQMNHHCISNHSNHSSDIDHCDDSSKSTWESGFNHRPLHLEHAVKNCCSSHNNLHCSTMDIHHACMNLEKRESGSCCKSYMKECCGKHGRFSNGFGGGLSEITIE